A region of Homo sapiens chromosome X, GRCh38.p14 Primary Assembly DNA encodes the following proteins:
- the ZNF630 gene encoding zinc finger protein 630 isoform 3 (isoform 3 is encoded by transcript variant 4), translating into MDRYQGNQDRVLRQVTVISRETLTDEMGSKYSAFGKMFNRCTDLAPLSQKFHKFDSCENSLKSNSDLLNYNRSYARKNPTKRFRCGRPPKYNASCSVPEKEGFIHTGMEPYGDSQCEKVLSHKQAHVQYKKFQAREKPNVCSMCGKAFIKKSQLIIHQRIHTGEKPYVCGDCRKAFSEKSHLIVHQRIHTGEKPYECTKYGRAFSRKSPFTVHQRVHTGEKPYECFECPKAFSQKSHLIIHQRVHTREKPFECSECRKAFCEMSHLFIHQITHTGKKPYECTECGKTFPRKTQLIIHQRTHTGEKPYKCGECGKTFCQQSHLIGHQRIHTGEKPYVCTDCGKAFSQKSHLTGHQRLHTGEKPYMCTECGKSFSQKSPLIIHQRIHTGEKPYQCGECGKTFSQKSLLIIHLRVHTGEKPYECTECGRAFSLKSHLILHQRGHTGEKPYECSECGKAFCGKSPLIIHQKTHPREKTPECAESGMTFFWKSQMITYQRRHTGEKPSRCSDCGKAFCQHVYFTGHQNPYRKDTLYIC; encoded by the coding sequence ATGGATAGATATCAAGGAAATCAAGACAGAGTTTTGAGGCAGGTCACAGTCATCAGTCGTGAAACATTGACTGATGAGATGGGTTCCAAGTACAGTGCATTTGGGAAAATGTTCAATCGGTGCACAGACCTTGCTCCTTTAAGTCAAAAATTCCATAAGTTTGATTCATGTGAAAATAGCTTGAAGTCTAATTCAGACTTACTAAATTATAACAGGAGCTATGCAAGAAAGAACCCCACTAAGAGATTTAGATGTGGGAGACCACCTAAGTATAATGCTTCCTGTTCTGTGCCTGAGAAGGAAGGCTTCATTCATACTGGAATGGAGCCCTATGGAGATAGTCAATGTGAAAAAGTTCTCAGTCATAAGCAAGCCCATGTTCAGTATAAGAAATTTCAAGCCAGAGAGAAACCCAATGTTTGTAGTatgtgtgggaaagcctttatcAAGAAGTCACAGCTCATTATACAtcaaagaattcatactggagagaaaccatatgtATGTGGAGATTGTAGGAAAGCCTTCAGTGAGAAATCACACCTCATTGTGCATCAGAGGATTCATACtggggagaaaccctatgaatgtactAAGTATGGAAGAGCATTCTCCCGGAAGTCACCTTTCACTGTTCATCAGAGAgtccatactggagagaaaccctatgagtgtTTTGAGTGTCCAAAAGCTTTCTCCCAGAAGTCACATCTAATTATACATCAGAGAGTTCATACCAGAGAGAAGCCCTTTGAATGCAGTGAATGCAGGAAAGCCTTCTGTGAGATGTCTCACCTTTTTATACACCAGATAACTCATACTGGGAAGAAGCCCTATGAATGTACTGAATGTGGGAAGACCTTCCCTCGGAAAACACAGCTCATTATACATCAGAGAACgcatactggagagaagccctataAGTGTGGTGAATGTGGGAAAACTTTCTGCCAACAGTCCCACCTCATAGGACATCAAAGAATTCATACAGGAGAAAAACCTTATGTGTGTACTGACTGTGGGAAGGCCTTTTCCCAGAAGTCACACCTCACTGGCCATCAAagacttcatactggagagaaaccttatatGTGTACTGAATGTGGAAAATCCTTCTCTCAGAAATCACCTCTTATCATACACCAGAGAATTCATACAGGGGAGAAACCTTATCAGTGTGGTGAATGTGGCAAAACCTTCTCCCAGAAATCACTCCTCATTATTCATCTGAGAGTTCACACAGGGGAGAAACCTTATGAGTGTACTGAGTGTGGGAGGGCCTTTTCCCTGAAGTCACATCTCATTCTACATCAGAGAggtcatactggagagaaaccctatgaatgtagtGAATGTGGAAAGGCCTTCTGTGGAAAGTCTCCACTCATTATACATCAGAAAACTCATCCTAGGGAGAAAACCCCTGAATGTGCTGAGTCTGGAATGACTTTTTTCTGGAAATCACAGATGATTACATATCAGAGAAGACACACTGGGGAGAAACCCTCCAGATGCAGTGACTGTGGGAAGGCATTCTGCCAGCATGTATACTTTACTGGGCATCAGAATCCATATAGGAAAGACACCTTGTATATATGCTGA
- the ZNF630 gene encoding zinc finger protein 630 isoform 2 (isoform 2 is encoded by transcript variant 2) — protein sequence MIESQEEWQQLNPAQKTLHRDVMLETYNHLVSVGCSGIKPDVIFKLEHGKDPWIIESELSRWIYPDRVKGLESSQQIISGELLFQREILERAPKDNSLYSVLKIWHIDNQMDRYQGNQDRVLRQVTVISRETLTDEMGSKYSAFGKMFNRCTDLAPLSQKFHKFDSCENSLKSNSDLLNYNRSYARKNPTKRFRCGRPPKYNASCSVPEKEGFIHTGMEPYGDSQCEKVLSHKQAHVQYKKFQAREKPNVCSMCGKAFIKKSQLIIHQRIHTGEKPYVCGDCRKAFSEKSHLIVHQRIHTGEKPYECTKYGRAFSRKSPFTVHQRVHTGEKPYECFECPKAFSQKSHLIIHQRVHTREKPFECSECRKAFCEMSHLFIHQITHTGKKPYECTECGKTFPRKTQLIIHQRTHTGEKPYKCGECGKTFCQQSHLIGHQRIHTGEKPYVCTDCGKAFSQKSHLTGHQRLHTGEKPYMCTECGKSFSQKSPLIIHQRIHTGEKPYQCGECGKTFSQKSLLIIHLRVHTGEKPYECTECGRAFSLKSHLILHQRGHTGEKPYECSECGKAFCGKSPLIIHQKTHPREKTPECAESGMTFFWKSQMITYQRRHTGEKPSRCSDCGKAFCQHVYFTGHQNPYRKDTLYIC from the exons atgattgAGTCCCAG GAAGAGTGGCAGCAGTTGAATCCTGCTCAGAAGACCCTGCATAGGGATGTGATGCTGGAGACCTATAATCACCTGGTCTCCGTGG GGTGTTCAGGTATAAAACCAGATGTAATCTTTAAGTTGGAACATGGAAAGGACCCATGGATCATAGAGAGTGAGTTGTCAAGGTGGATCTACCCAG aCAGAGTGAAAGGCCTTGAATCTTCCCAGCAGATCATTTCTGGAGAACTTTTATTTCAAAGGGAGATACTAGAAAGAGCCCCAAAGGATAATTCATTGtactctgttttaaaaatctgGCATATTGATAATCAGATGGATAGATATCAAGGAAATCAAGACAGAGTTTTGAGGCAGGTCACAGTCATCAGTCGTGAAACATTGACTGATGAGATGGGTTCCAAGTACAGTGCATTTGGGAAAATGTTCAATCGGTGCACAGACCTTGCTCCTTTAAGTCAAAAATTCCATAAGTTTGATTCATGTGAAAATAGCTTGAAGTCTAATTCAGACTTACTAAATTATAACAGGAGCTATGCAAGAAAGAACCCCACTAAGAGATTTAGATGTGGGAGACCACCTAAGTATAATGCTTCCTGTTCTGTGCCTGAGAAGGAAGGCTTCATTCATACTGGAATGGAGCCCTATGGAGATAGTCAATGTGAAAAAGTTCTCAGTCATAAGCAAGCCCATGTTCAGTATAAGAAATTTCAAGCCAGAGAGAAACCCAATGTTTGTAGTatgtgtgggaaagcctttatcAAGAAGTCACAGCTCATTATACAtcaaagaattcatactggagagaaaccatatgtATGTGGAGATTGTAGGAAAGCCTTCAGTGAGAAATCACACCTCATTGTGCATCAGAGGATTCATACtggggagaaaccctatgaatgtactAAGTATGGAAGAGCATTCTCCCGGAAGTCACCTTTCACTGTTCATCAGAGAgtccatactggagagaaaccctatgagtgtTTTGAGTGTCCAAAAGCTTTCTCCCAGAAGTCACATCTAATTATACATCAGAGAGTTCATACCAGAGAGAAGCCCTTTGAATGCAGTGAATGCAGGAAAGCCTTCTGTGAGATGTCTCACCTTTTTATACACCAGATAACTCATACTGGGAAGAAGCCCTATGAATGTACTGAATGTGGGAAGACCTTCCCTCGGAAAACACAGCTCATTATACATCAGAGAACgcatactggagagaagccctataAGTGTGGTGAATGTGGGAAAACTTTCTGCCAACAGTCCCACCTCATAGGACATCAAAGAATTCATACAGGAGAAAAACCTTATGTGTGTACTGACTGTGGGAAGGCCTTTTCCCAGAAGTCACACCTCACTGGCCATCAAagacttcatactggagagaaaccttatatGTGTACTGAATGTGGAAAATCCTTCTCTCAGAAATCACCTCTTATCATACACCAGAGAATTCATACAGGGGAGAAACCTTATCAGTGTGGTGAATGTGGCAAAACCTTCTCCCAGAAATCACTCCTCATTATTCATCTGAGAGTTCACACAGGGGAGAAACCTTATGAGTGTACTGAGTGTGGGAGGGCCTTTTCCCTGAAGTCACATCTCATTCTACATCAGAGAggtcatactggagagaaaccctatgaatgtagtGAATGTGGAAAGGCCTTCTGTGGAAAGTCTCCACTCATTATACATCAGAAAACTCATCCTAGGGAGAAAACCCCTGAATGTGCTGAGTCTGGAATGACTTTTTTCTGGAAATCACAGATGATTACATATCAGAGAAGACACACTGGGGAGAAACCCTCCAGATGCAGTGACTGTGGGAAGGCATTCTGCCAGCATGTATACTTTACTGGGCATCAGAATCCATATAGGAAAGACACCTTGTATATATGCTGA
- the ZNF630 gene encoding zinc finger protein 630 isoform 1 (isoform 1 is encoded by transcript variant 1) has translation MIESQEPVTFEDVAVDFTQEEWQQLNPAQKTLHRDVMLETYNHLVSVGCSGIKPDVIFKLEHGKDPWIIESELSRWIYPDRVKGLESSQQIISGELLFQREILERAPKDNSLYSVLKIWHIDNQMDRYQGNQDRVLRQVTVISRETLTDEMGSKYSAFGKMFNRCTDLAPLSQKFHKFDSCENSLKSNSDLLNYNRSYARKNPTKRFRCGRPPKYNASCSVPEKEGFIHTGMEPYGDSQCEKVLSHKQAHVQYKKFQAREKPNVCSMCGKAFIKKSQLIIHQRIHTGEKPYVCGDCRKAFSEKSHLIVHQRIHTGEKPYECTKYGRAFSRKSPFTVHQRVHTGEKPYECFECPKAFSQKSHLIIHQRVHTREKPFECSECRKAFCEMSHLFIHQITHTGKKPYECTECGKTFPRKTQLIIHQRTHTGEKPYKCGECGKTFCQQSHLIGHQRIHTGEKPYVCTDCGKAFSQKSHLTGHQRLHTGEKPYMCTECGKSFSQKSPLIIHQRIHTGEKPYQCGECGKTFSQKSLLIIHLRVHTGEKPYECTECGRAFSLKSHLILHQRGHTGEKPYECSECGKAFCGKSPLIIHQKTHPREKTPECAESGMTFFWKSQMITYQRRHTGEKPSRCSDCGKAFCQHVYFTGHQNPYRKDTLYIC, from the exons atgattgAGTCCCAG GAACCAGTGACATTTGAGGATGTGGCTGTGGACTTCACGCAGGAAGAGTGGCAGCAGTTGAATCCTGCTCAGAAGACCCTGCATAGGGATGTGATGCTGGAGACCTATAATCACCTGGTCTCCGTGG GGTGTTCAGGTATAAAACCAGATGTAATCTTTAAGTTGGAACATGGAAAGGACCCATGGATCATAGAGAGTGAGTTGTCAAGGTGGATCTACCCAG aCAGAGTGAAAGGCCTTGAATCTTCCCAGCAGATCATTTCTGGAGAACTTTTATTTCAAAGGGAGATACTAGAAAGAGCCCCAAAGGATAATTCATTGtactctgttttaaaaatctgGCATATTGATAATCAGATGGATAGATATCAAGGAAATCAAGACAGAGTTTTGAGGCAGGTCACAGTCATCAGTCGTGAAACATTGACTGATGAGATGGGTTCCAAGTACAGTGCATTTGGGAAAATGTTCAATCGGTGCACAGACCTTGCTCCTTTAAGTCAAAAATTCCATAAGTTTGATTCATGTGAAAATAGCTTGAAGTCTAATTCAGACTTACTAAATTATAACAGGAGCTATGCAAGAAAGAACCCCACTAAGAGATTTAGATGTGGGAGACCACCTAAGTATAATGCTTCCTGTTCTGTGCCTGAGAAGGAAGGCTTCATTCATACTGGAATGGAGCCCTATGGAGATAGTCAATGTGAAAAAGTTCTCAGTCATAAGCAAGCCCATGTTCAGTATAAGAAATTTCAAGCCAGAGAGAAACCCAATGTTTGTAGTatgtgtgggaaagcctttatcAAGAAGTCACAGCTCATTATACAtcaaagaattcatactggagagaaaccatatgtATGTGGAGATTGTAGGAAAGCCTTCAGTGAGAAATCACACCTCATTGTGCATCAGAGGATTCATACtggggagaaaccctatgaatgtactAAGTATGGAAGAGCATTCTCCCGGAAGTCACCTTTCACTGTTCATCAGAGAgtccatactggagagaaaccctatgagtgtTTTGAGTGTCCAAAAGCTTTCTCCCAGAAGTCACATCTAATTATACATCAGAGAGTTCATACCAGAGAGAAGCCCTTTGAATGCAGTGAATGCAGGAAAGCCTTCTGTGAGATGTCTCACCTTTTTATACACCAGATAACTCATACTGGGAAGAAGCCCTATGAATGTACTGAATGTGGGAAGACCTTCCCTCGGAAAACACAGCTCATTATACATCAGAGAACgcatactggagagaagccctataAGTGTGGTGAATGTGGGAAAACTTTCTGCCAACAGTCCCACCTCATAGGACATCAAAGAATTCATACAGGAGAAAAACCTTATGTGTGTACTGACTGTGGGAAGGCCTTTTCCCAGAAGTCACACCTCACTGGCCATCAAagacttcatactggagagaaaccttatatGTGTACTGAATGTGGAAAATCCTTCTCTCAGAAATCACCTCTTATCATACACCAGAGAATTCATACAGGGGAGAAACCTTATCAGTGTGGTGAATGTGGCAAAACCTTCTCCCAGAAATCACTCCTCATTATTCATCTGAGAGTTCACACAGGGGAGAAACCTTATGAGTGTACTGAGTGTGGGAGGGCCTTTTCCCTGAAGTCACATCTCATTCTACATCAGAGAggtcatactggagagaaaccctatgaatgtagtGAATGTGGAAAGGCCTTCTGTGGAAAGTCTCCACTCATTATACATCAGAAAACTCATCCTAGGGAGAAAACCCCTGAATGTGCTGAGTCTGGAATGACTTTTTTCTGGAAATCACAGATGATTACATATCAGAGAAGACACACTGGGGAGAAACCCTCCAGATGCAGTGACTGTGGGAAGGCATTCTGCCAGCATGTATACTTTACTGGGCATCAGAATCCATATAGGAAAGACACCTTGTATATATGCTGA